A genomic stretch from Deltaproteobacteria bacterium includes:
- a CDS encoding response regulator — MAITRKKRLNMDPFETLKTKKTLLVDDDGLIRDSLDLAFTSRGCTIRTVESAEEGMEALKREHFDIIVSDYTLSGMNGMEFLKATDAFRPGSVRVLISGNVQANELEDKGNLGIHEFVEKPFTVLDLAGTLAGLIATVKKVDR, encoded by the coding sequence ATGGCTATCACAAGGAAGAAAAGGCTGAACATGGACCCTTTTGAAACATTGAAAACCAAGAAAACGCTGTTGGTGGACGACGATGGACTCATCCGCGACTCTCTCGACCTGGCCTTTACCAGCCGCGGCTGCACGATCAGAACCGTGGAAAGCGCGGAGGAGGGCATGGAGGCGTTGAAGCGGGAGCACTTCGACATCATCGTCAGCGATTACACGCTTTCCGGGATGAACGGTATGGAGTTTCTCAAAGCCACTGACGCATTCCGGCCGGGCAGCGTTCGTGTTTTGATTTCCGGCAATGTGCAGGCGAACGAACTCGAAGACAAGGGCAACCTGGGCATTCACGAATTTGTGGAAAAGCCGTTTACGGTCCTGGACCTGGCCGGCACACTGGCCGGGCTGATTGCCACAGTCAAAAAGGTTGACAGGTAA
- a CDS encoding sigma-54 dependent transcriptional regulator, which produces MTDYSIFIVDDEEVAREGVSLALNREYRVRSFESAEAAIDALEERVPDLVLMDIGLPGMSGVEALQAMKSRYPDIVVIMITAFEDVDTVIKAMRLGAFDYMVKPLKMETLLGNIKNALETIAMRKEIQGLHEKVLKENLPCFIGESNVVQDVMEVVKKVAASPDTPVLIVGETGTGKELIAKAIHYRSPLFKGPLVSMNCAAIPKELVESELFGYEKGAFSGADARGKQGLVEQAADGTLFMDEVGDLSMSAQAKLLRFLEDGEYYRVGGTRKRSVRPRVVSATNRGLPGMISDGNFREDLYFRLAVVKIEVPSLNERREDILLIAKHFLLEFNKKFGKSFNRISLPAETALKSHEWTGNVRELKNIMERAVLMGEGVELTPEHLNLRGRPPAAPATATASGEGAMPRLTADGVDFSALMASIERRYFTDALEMAGGNESRAAKLLGLSRDKFRYRRKKCLDDR; this is translated from the coding sequence ATGACCGACTACTCGATTTTTATTGTCGATGATGAGGAGGTGGCTAGAGAAGGCGTGTCTCTGGCCCTCAACCGGGAGTACCGGGTCCGGAGCTTCGAATCCGCGGAAGCGGCCATCGACGCTCTGGAGGAGCGTGTGCCGGATCTTGTGCTCATGGACATCGGGCTTCCCGGGATGAGCGGTGTCGAGGCGCTTCAAGCCATGAAATCCCGCTACCCGGACATCGTGGTCATCATGATCACCGCGTTCGAGGATGTCGACACGGTAATCAAGGCCATGAGGCTGGGCGCTTTCGATTACATGGTCAAGCCGCTTAAAATGGAAACACTGCTCGGCAACATCAAAAACGCCCTGGAGACGATTGCCATGCGCAAAGAGATCCAGGGACTGCACGAAAAGGTTCTCAAGGAAAATCTTCCCTGCTTCATCGGTGAGAGCAATGTCGTTCAGGATGTGATGGAAGTGGTCAAAAAGGTCGCGGCCAGCCCGGACACCCCGGTGCTGATTGTCGGGGAAACCGGTACGGGCAAGGAACTGATTGCCAAGGCGATTCACTACCGCAGCCCGCTTTTCAAGGGGCCGCTGGTGAGCATGAACTGCGCCGCCATACCCAAGGAACTCGTCGAAAGCGAGCTTTTCGGATATGAGAAGGGCGCCTTCAGCGGTGCCGACGCCAGGGGGAAGCAGGGGCTCGTGGAGCAGGCGGCTGACGGAACCCTTTTTATGGACGAGGTCGGTGACCTGAGCATGTCCGCCCAGGCAAAACTCCTGCGGTTTTTGGAGGATGGCGAGTACTACCGGGTGGGGGGCACCCGGAAGCGATCCGTGCGGCCCAGGGTGGTTTCGGCTACTAACCGGGGGCTTCCCGGGATGATTTCGGACGGCAATTTCCGGGAGGACCTTTACTTCCGGCTGGCGGTGGTCAAGATCGAGGTGCCTTCCCTCAACGAGCGCCGGGAGGACATCCTGCTGATCGCCAAGCATTTTCTGCTAGAGTTCAACAAAAAGTTCGGCAAGTCGTTCAACCGCATTTCGCTGCCGGCGGAAACGGCCCTGAAGTCCCATGAATGGACCGGCAATGTTCGCGAACTGAAGAACATCATGGAACGCGCGGTTTTGATGGGGGAGGGTGTGGAACTGACGCCGGAGCACCTGAATCTGAGAGGGCGACCGCCGGCGGCACCTGCAACCGCAACGGCATCGGGTGAGGGCGCCATGCCGCGGCTGACTGCCGACGGTGTCGATTTCTCCGCCCTCATGGCTTCCATTGAAAGAAGGTATTTTACAGACGCCCTTGAAATGGCCGGAGGCAACGAGAGCCGTGCGGCCAAGCTGTTGGGCCTATCGCGGGACAAGTTCAGGTATCGCAGAAAAAAATGCCTTGACGATCGATAA
- a CDS encoding rRNA pseudouridine synthase — MQPVRLQKFLSMAGFCSRRKGEVFITQGRVKVNGQTVTELGTKIDPANDRVEVDGQKLRRQEERIYIALNKPRGYVTSCAQDDASIVTDLIDIPQRVYPIGRLDKDSTGLLLLTNDGALHHRLLHPSFDHEKEYVVTTARPVSSKSIAAMRAGMVIQGEKTRPARVKKMSSHRLSIQLKEGKNRQIRRMIRKGNNHVTRLKRIRVAGIHLGDLPEGSWRYLTEKEILSLEG, encoded by the coding sequence ATGCAACCAGTAAGACTTCAAAAATTTCTCTCAATGGCCGGGTTCTGTTCGCGGCGCAAAGGCGAGGTGTTCATCACCCAGGGACGGGTCAAGGTCAACGGGCAGACCGTCACGGAGTTGGGGACCAAAATCGATCCCGCCAACGACCGGGTGGAAGTCGATGGGCAAAAGCTGAGGCGGCAGGAAGAGCGAATCTACATCGCCCTGAACAAACCCAGAGGCTACGTAACCTCCTGCGCGCAGGACGACGCATCCATCGTTACCGATCTTATCGACATTCCCCAGCGCGTCTATCCCATCGGCCGCCTGGACAAGGACTCGACCGGCCTGCTGCTTTTAACCAACGACGGCGCCCTGCACCACCGCCTGCTCCATCCCTCATTCGACCACGAAAAGGAGTATGTGGTCACTACGGCCAGGCCCGTCTCATCGAAATCCATTGCCGCCATGCGGGCGGGCATGGTCATTCAAGGCGAGAAAACCAGACCCGCCAGGGTCAAAAAAATGTCTAGCCACCGCCTGTCGATTCAGCTCAAGGAGGGCAAAAACCGGCAGATTCGCCGCATGATCAGGAAGGGAAACAACCATGTCACCCGTCTGAAAAGAATCCGCGTTGCCGGCATCCACCTGGGCGACCTCCCCGAAGGATCCTGGCGGTATCTCACGGAAAAGGAAATCCTGTCACTCGAGGGCTGA